Proteins encoded within one genomic window of Paenarthrobacter sp. JL.01a:
- the secE gene encoding preprotein translocase subunit SecE, with protein MSEDQVTETAASSSKGRPAKKAERGFFARIALFVRQIIGELKKVVAPTRKELINYTLVVLVFVVIMMVIVTLLDLAFGTGVSWVFGGSGATDR; from the coding sequence GTGAGTGAGGACCAGGTGACCGAAACAGCTGCCAGCAGCTCGAAGGGCCGTCCCGCCAAGAAAGCCGAACGCGGCTTCTTCGCCCGTATTGCACTCTTCGTACGCCAGATCATTGGCGAACTGAAGAAGGTCGTTGCACCCACCCGCAAGGAACTGATCAATTACACGCTCGTGGTGCTGGTGTTCGTGGTCATCATGATGGTCATTGTCACCCTGTTGGACCTCGCCTTCGGCACGGGAGTCAGCTGGGTCTTCGGTGGGTCAGGCGCCACGGACCGCTAA